The following are encoded in a window of Variovorax paradoxus genomic DNA:
- a CDS encoding DMT family transporter — MPLSAFALILLAGVIHASWNIAAKKANGDARFAFQSGVFMAVVWAPVGITLGWSVVPTWGTKEWAFIVLSGVLHVFYYVVLLRGYRKSDLTVVYPLARGSGPLLSSLVAILFLGEKISLVGVAGIFGVVLGVFLVAGGPRLFHKKHDPVQRERVQKGLRYGVLTGAFIAAYTITDSYAVKFLAMSPILLDYMSNFVRLVLLLPAALQDRATTARMWREQWKYALLVAAISPVSYVLVLYAVQQAPISHVAPAREVSMLFAALIGGHLLREGDRMLRLLGALFIAAGVIALALG, encoded by the coding sequence GTGCCGCTCTCCGCTTTTGCGCTGATCCTGCTGGCCGGCGTCATTCACGCCAGCTGGAACATCGCCGCCAAGAAGGCGAACGGCGACGCGCGTTTCGCGTTCCAGAGCGGCGTGTTCATGGCCGTCGTGTGGGCGCCCGTGGGCATCACGCTTGGCTGGAGCGTCGTGCCGACCTGGGGCACGAAGGAGTGGGCCTTCATCGTGCTGAGCGGCGTGCTGCACGTCTTCTATTACGTCGTGCTGCTGCGCGGCTACCGCAAGTCCGATCTCACGGTGGTCTATCCGCTGGCACGCGGCTCGGGGCCGCTGCTGTCGTCGCTGGTCGCGATCCTGTTCCTTGGCGAGAAGATCAGCCTCGTCGGCGTGGCGGGCATCTTCGGCGTGGTGCTCGGCGTGTTCCTGGTGGCGGGTGGTCCGCGCCTCTTTCACAAGAAGCACGACCCGGTGCAGCGCGAGCGCGTGCAGAAGGGCCTGCGCTACGGCGTGCTGACCGGCGCCTTCATCGCGGCCTACACGATCACCGACAGCTACGCCGTCAAGTTCCTTGCGATGTCGCCGATCCTGCTCGACTACATGAGCAACTTCGTGCGCCTCGTGCTGCTGCTGCCCGCCGCGCTGCAAGACCGCGCGACCACCGCGCGCATGTGGCGCGAGCAGTGGAAGTACGCGCTGCTGGTGGCGGCGATCAGCCCCGTCTCGTACGTGCTCGTGCTGTACGCGGTGCAGCAGGCGCCCATCTCGCACGTCGCGCCGGCGCGCGAGGTCTCGATGCTGTTCGCCGCACTCATCGGCGGGCACCTGTTGCGCGAGGGCGATCGCATGCTGCGTCTGCTGGGCGCGCTGTTCATCGCGGCCGGCGTGATCGCGCTCGCCCTGGGTTGA
- a CDS encoding BLUF domain-containing protein, translating into MLVRLLYASRAVDTSPEAIEAILAKSRTHNPACGITGILCYGAGTFLQAIEGGRDAISDLYGHIQRDARHKDVVLLHYEEISERRFGGWTMGQVNLSKLNASTLLKYSEKPELDPYKVSGKVSLALLEELMATAAIVGRH; encoded by the coding sequence ATGCTGGTCCGCCTTCTCTACGCCAGCCGCGCCGTCGATACCAGCCCCGAAGCCATCGAGGCGATCCTCGCAAAATCGCGCACGCACAACCCGGCCTGCGGCATCACCGGCATCCTCTGCTACGGCGCCGGCACCTTCCTGCAGGCCATCGAGGGCGGGCGCGACGCCATCAGCGATCTCTACGGCCACATCCAGCGCGATGCGCGCCACAAGGACGTGGTGCTGCTGCACTACGAAGAGATCTCCGAGCGCCGCTTCGGCGGCTGGACGATGGGGCAGGTCAACCTGTCGAAGCTCAACGCCTCGACGCTGCTGAAGTACTCCGAGAAGCCCGAGCTCGATCCGTACAAGGTCTCGGGCAAGGTTTCCCTCGCGCTGCTCGAGGAACTGATGGCCACGGCCGCCATCGTCGGCCGCCACTGA
- the folE gene encoding GTP cyclohydrolase I, with translation MLRKTDVEPLPDRKDDDEGTPVSVKIRERLNAARKRFNANDNIAEFIQPGELESLLDEVEVKMKGVLDSLVIDVENDHNTDNTARRVAKMYLNEVFRGRYVPPPPLTEFPNAEHLNELMIVGPITVRSACSHHFCPIIGKLWIGVMPNEHTNVIGLSKYARLAEWVMGRPQIQEEAVVQLADLIQEKTQPDGLALVMEAEHFCMAWRGVKEMDSKMINSVMRGVFLKDPSLRREFLSLLPRKS, from the coding sequence ATGCTGAGGAAAACCGACGTCGAACCGCTTCCCGATCGAAAAGACGATGACGAGGGCACGCCCGTCTCCGTCAAGATCCGCGAGCGACTGAATGCAGCGCGCAAGCGTTTCAACGCCAACGACAACATCGCCGAGTTCATCCAACCGGGCGAACTGGAGTCGCTGCTCGACGAGGTCGAGGTCAAGATGAAGGGCGTGCTCGACAGCCTCGTCATCGACGTCGAGAACGACCACAACACCGACAACACCGCGCGCCGCGTGGCCAAGATGTACCTCAACGAGGTGTTCCGCGGCCGCTACGTACCGCCGCCGCCGCTCACCGAGTTCCCCAACGCCGAGCACCTGAACGAGCTGATGATCGTCGGCCCGATCACCGTGCGCAGCGCCTGCTCGCACCACTTCTGCCCGATCATCGGCAAGCTCTGGATCGGCGTGATGCCCAACGAGCACACGAACGTGATCGGCCTGTCGAAGTACGCGCGCCTGGCCGAATGGGTCATGGGGCGCCCGCAGATCCAGGAAGAAGCCGTGGTGCAGCTGGCCGACCTGATCCAGGAAAAGACGCAGCCCGACGGCCTGGCGCTGGTCATGGAAGCCGAGCACTTCTGCATGGCCTGGCGCGGCGTGAAGGAAATGGACAGCAAGATGATCAACTCCGTCATGCGCGGCGTGTTCCTCAAGGACCCGAGCCTGCGCCGCGAATTTCTCTCCCTCCTGCCACGAAAGAGCTGA
- a CDS encoding endonuclease/exonuclease/phosphatase family protein, whose product MNPPAAAATHNLRVATYNIHKGVQGIGPARRLEIHNLGHAIEQLDADIVCLQEVRKMNRQAAARFPRWPELPQADFLAPEGYTAVYETNAVTRHGEHGNALLTRWPVIRTSHQDISDHRFEQRGLLHAVIEVEGRPIHAIVVHLGLIKGSRVRQVARLREFIEREVPVDEAVVVAGDFNDWGARMRYAMNAMGLRDASDLRGPRTLTYPSRLPVAQLDFVYGRQLEPLACSVPRGPIWARMSDHLPLVADFSLPN is encoded by the coding sequence ATGAACCCACCGGCAGCAGCAGCAACGCACAACCTCCGGGTCGCGACCTACAACATCCACAAGGGTGTCCAAGGGATCGGGCCGGCGCGCCGGCTTGAGATCCACAACCTGGGCCACGCCATCGAGCAGCTCGATGCCGACATCGTCTGCCTGCAGGAGGTGCGCAAGATGAACCGGCAGGCCGCCGCGCGCTTTCCGCGCTGGCCCGAACTGCCGCAGGCCGACTTTCTCGCGCCCGAGGGCTACACGGCCGTCTACGAGACCAATGCCGTCACGCGCCACGGCGAGCACGGCAATGCGCTGCTCACGCGCTGGCCGGTGATCCGCACCAGCCACCAGGACATTTCCGACCACCGCTTTGAACAGCGCGGCCTGCTGCACGCGGTGATCGAAGTGGAAGGCCGTCCGATTCACGCCATCGTGGTGCACCTGGGGCTCATCAAGGGCAGCCGCGTGCGGCAGGTGGCGCGGCTGCGGGAGTTCATCGAGCGCGAGGTGCCGGTCGACGAGGCCGTGGTGGTGGCCGGCGATTTCAACGACTGGGGCGCGCGCATGCGCTACGCCATGAACGCCATGGGCCTGCGCGACGCCAGCGACCTGCGCGGCCCGCGCACGCTCACGTATCCGTCGCGGCTGCCGGTGGCGCAGCTCGATTTCGTCTACGGCCGCCAGCTCGAACCGCTGGCCTGCTCGGTACCGCGCGGCCCGATCTGGGCCCGCATGTCTGACCACCTCCCGCTGGTAGCTGACTTCTCGCTACCTAATTGA
- the nudB gene encoding dihydroneopterin triphosphate diphosphatase, protein MLCSVVSDPRPFKIPESVLVVIHTPALDVLLIRRADAHEFWQSVTGSKDALDEPLMLTAAREVAEETGIQCGEGTPLASQLIDWQLRNIYEIYPGWRSRYAPGITHNTEHLFGLCVPERLTPVLAVREHTDWQWLPYREAADACFSPSNAEAILLLPEFAR, encoded by the coding sequence ATGCTGTGCTCAGTGGTTTCTGATCCGCGCCCCTTCAAGATCCCCGAATCGGTGCTGGTCGTGATCCACACGCCCGCGCTCGACGTGCTGCTGATCCGGCGTGCGGATGCCCACGAGTTCTGGCAATCTGTCACCGGCAGCAAGGACGCCCTCGACGAGCCGCTCATGCTCACCGCGGCGCGCGAAGTGGCCGAGGAAACAGGCATCCAGTGCGGCGAGGGCACGCCGCTGGCGTCGCAGCTGATCGACTGGCAGCTGCGCAACATCTACGAGATCTACCCCGGATGGCGCTCCCGCTACGCGCCCGGCATCACCCACAACACCGAGCACCTGTTCGGCCTGTGCGTGCCCGAGCGCCTGACGCCCGTGCTCGCCGTGCGCGAGCATACCGACTGGCAATGGCTGCCGTACCGCGAGGCGGCCGATGCGTGTTTTTCCCCGTCGAACGCCGAAGCCATTCTGTTGCTGCCAGAATTTGCGCGATGA
- a CDS encoding CcdB family protein: protein MAQFDIYENPRLEARRTVPYVVDVQSGLLDHLSTRLVIPVFRVGARQAPVNLCPTVEMDGETLSLMPHLAAPLSARLLKKPVASLAPRAGEVAAALDAVLSGF, encoded by the coding sequence ATGGCACAGTTCGACATCTACGAGAACCCTCGGCTCGAGGCGCGCCGGACGGTTCCCTACGTCGTTGATGTGCAAAGCGGCCTGCTCGATCATTTGTCGACGCGCCTTGTCATTCCCGTGTTTCGCGTTGGTGCGCGCCAAGCACCGGTCAACTTGTGCCCGACAGTTGAAATGGATGGAGAGACGTTGTCCTTGATGCCGCACCTGGCGGCCCCTCTCTCAGCAAGACTTCTCAAGAAACCAGTCGCTTCGCTCGCTCCCCGCGCTGGTGAGGTGGCAGCCGCATTGGATGCTGTGCTCAGTGGTTTCTGA
- a CDS encoding type II toxin-antitoxin system prevent-host-death family antitoxin: MQITATEAKNRFGYYLGQAEREPVHVMKNDRVAVVLVSAARFAELEALEQKKSMAQRRREFNAEYKDWIAAQNELVEKHGLWCEGMVAWQDAP; the protein is encoded by the coding sequence ATGCAGATCACCGCCACCGAAGCCAAGAACCGATTCGGCTACTACCTCGGCCAGGCCGAGCGCGAACCGGTGCACGTGATGAAGAACGACCGCGTGGCGGTCGTTCTTGTTTCTGCGGCGCGCTTTGCGGAACTCGAAGCGCTGGAGCAAAAGAAATCGATGGCGCAGCGCAGGCGCGAGTTCAATGCGGAATACAAGGACTGGATCGCCGCACAGAACGAACTGGTGGAGAAGCACGGGCTGTGGTGCGAGGGCATGGTGGCCTGGCAGGACGCGCCTTGA
- the aspS gene encoding aspartate--tRNA ligase, with product MAMRTHYCGLVTEALLGQTVTLCGWVNRRRDHGGVIFIDVRDREGYVQVVCDPDRASTFAVAENLRNEFCVQITGLVRSRPEGTTNDSLKSGKIEVLCHELKVLNPSVTPPFLLDDDNLSETTRLTHRVLDLRRPAMQRNMMLRYKVTMETRKFLDANGFIDIETPMLGKSTPEGARDYLVPSRVHDGSFFALPQSPQLFKQLLMVAGYDRYYQIVKCFRDEDLRADRQPEFTQIDIETSFLAEEEIREMFEGMVRTMFRNAADIDLPVFPTMSYADAMFKYGSDKPDLRVKLEFTELTELMKRVEFKVFSNAATMAGGRVVALRVPGGGAEGGLSRGEIDAYQEFVKIYGAKGLAYIKVNDAAAGREGLQSPIVKNLDDATLAEIIARTGARNGDILFFGADKEKVVNDAIGALRVKIGHSAFGKKAGLFEDRWAPLWVVDFPMFEFDEEGQRWSAVHHPFTAPKDGHEDLMDTAPEKCIAKAYDMVLNGIEMGGGSVRIHREEVQSKVFRALKISAEDAQLKFGFLLDALQYGAPPHGGIAIGLDRLVMLMTGAESIRDVIAFPKTQRAQDLLTQAPSPVDEKQLRELHIKLRNTPQAAA from the coding sequence ATGGCCATGCGTACTCACTATTGCGGTCTTGTGACCGAAGCCCTGTTGGGCCAGACCGTCACCCTGTGCGGGTGGGTCAACCGTCGCCGCGACCACGGCGGCGTGATCTTCATCGACGTGCGTGACCGCGAAGGTTATGTGCAGGTGGTGTGCGATCCCGACCGCGCCTCGACCTTCGCCGTGGCCGAGAACCTGCGCAACGAGTTCTGCGTGCAGATCACCGGCCTCGTGCGTTCGCGCCCCGAGGGCACGACCAACGACAGCCTCAAGAGCGGCAAGATCGAAGTGCTGTGCCACGAACTGAAGGTGCTGAACCCGTCGGTCACGCCCCCGTTCCTGCTGGACGACGACAACCTGTCGGAAACCACCCGCCTCACGCACCGCGTGCTCGACCTGCGCCGCCCGGCCATGCAGCGCAACATGATGCTGCGCTACAAGGTGACGATGGAAACGCGCAAGTTCCTCGACGCCAACGGCTTCATCGACATCGAGACCCCGATGCTCGGCAAGTCCACGCCCGAAGGCGCGCGCGACTACCTCGTGCCCAGCCGCGTGCACGACGGCAGCTTCTTCGCGCTGCCGCAGTCGCCGCAGCTGTTCAAGCAGCTGCTGATGGTGGCCGGCTACGACCGCTACTACCAGATCGTGAAGTGCTTCCGCGACGAAGACCTGCGCGCCGACCGCCAGCCTGAATTCACGCAGATCGACATCGAGACCTCGTTCCTCGCCGAAGAAGAAATCCGCGAGATGTTCGAAGGCATGGTCCGCACCATGTTCCGCAACGCCGCGGACATCGACCTGCCGGTGTTCCCGACCATGAGCTACGCCGACGCGATGTTCAAGTACGGTTCGGACAAGCCCGACCTGCGCGTCAAGCTCGAATTCACCGAACTCACCGAACTGATGAAGCGCGTCGAGTTCAAGGTGTTCTCGAACGCCGCCACCATGGCTGGCGGCCGCGTCGTCGCACTGCGCGTGCCCGGCGGCGGTGCCGAGGGCGGCCTGTCGCGCGGCGAGATCGACGCCTATCAAGAATTCGTGAAGATCTACGGTGCCAAGGGCCTGGCCTACATCAAGGTCAACGACGCAGCCGCCGGCCGCGAAGGCCTGCAGAGCCCGATCGTCAAGAACCTCGACGACGCCACGCTGGCCGAGATCATCGCCCGCACGGGTGCCCGCAACGGCGACATCCTGTTCTTCGGTGCCGACAAGGAAAAGGTCGTCAACGACGCCATCGGCGCGCTGCGCGTGAAGATCGGCCACAGCGCCTTCGGCAAGAAGGCTGGCCTCTTCGAGGACCGCTGGGCGCCGCTGTGGGTGGTCGACTTCCCGATGTTCGAGTTCGACGAGGAAGGCCAGCGCTGGAGCGCCGTGCACCACCCGTTCACCGCACCGAAGGACGGCCACGAAGACCTCATGGACACCGCGCCCGAGAAATGCATCGCCAAGGCCTACGACATGGTGCTCAACGGCATCGAGATGGGCGGCGGTTCGGTGCGTATTCACCGCGAGGAGGTGCAGAGCAAGGTGTTCCGCGCGCTGAAGATCAGCGCCGAGGACGCGCAGCTCAAGTTCGGCTTCCTGCTGGACGCGCTGCAGTACGGCGCTCCGCCGCACGGCGGCATTGCCATCGGCCTGGACCGCCTCGTCATGCTCATGACCGGCGCCGAGTCGATCCGCGACGTGATCGCCTTCCCCAAGACCCAGCGCGCGCAAGACCTGCTGACGCAGGCGCCGAGCCCGGTCGACGAGAAGCAGCTGCGCGAACTGCACATCAAGCTGCGCAACACGCCGCAAGCCGCGGCCTGA
- a CDS encoding DUF502 domain-containing protein — translation MSALRKWLFSGLLVIVPLFITLAVLKWIIDTLDQTLWVLPGAWQRWLYDNNIRGLGVLLTLAILLVVGAIASNFVGKRLLGWGDAVVRRIPVVRSIYSSVKQVSDTLFSENGNAFRTAVLIQWPRESVWTIAFVTGAPGNEVAEHLGSEEFLSVYVPTTPNPTGGYFVMLKRSDCVELKMSVDEALKYIVSMGVVVPGGPSSVAIKPSHS, via the coding sequence ATGTCCGCCCTGCGCAAATGGTTGTTCTCCGGCTTGCTGGTGATCGTTCCGCTGTTCATCACCCTGGCGGTGCTGAAGTGGATCATCGACACGCTCGACCAGACGCTGTGGGTGCTGCCGGGCGCCTGGCAGCGCTGGCTGTACGACAACAACATCCGCGGGCTCGGCGTGCTGCTCACGCTGGCCATCCTGCTGGTGGTCGGCGCCATTGCGAGCAACTTCGTCGGCAAGCGCCTGCTCGGCTGGGGCGACGCCGTGGTGCGGCGCATTCCGGTCGTGCGCTCGATCTACTCGAGCGTCAAGCAGGTGTCGGACACGCTGTTCTCCGAGAACGGCAACGCCTTTCGCACTGCAGTGCTGATCCAGTGGCCGCGCGAGAGCGTGTGGACCATTGCCTTCGTGACCGGCGCGCCGGGCAACGAGGTGGCCGAGCACCTGGGCAGCGAGGAATTCCTCAGCGTCTACGTGCCGACCACGCCCAACCCCACCGGCGGCTACTTCGTCATGCTCAAGCGCAGCGACTGCGTCGAACTGAAGATGAGCGTGGACGAAGCGCTCAAGTACATCGTCTCGATGGGCGTGGTCGTTCCAGGCGGCCCCTCCTCGGTGGCGATCAAGCCATCCCACTCATAA
- a CDS encoding FmdB family zinc ribbon protein, with amino-acid sequence MPIYAYKCSSCGFAKDVLQKMSDAPLSVCPECGASAFEKQVTAAGFQLKGSGWYVTDFREGGGKKSEATTTAPAASGDGAKSADAPSSSSASSPAPAPAPAPAAPAAPAAAKSGD; translated from the coding sequence ATGCCCATTTACGCCTACAAGTGCAGTTCCTGCGGCTTTGCCAAGGACGTTCTGCAGAAGATGTCGGACGCGCCGCTCTCGGTGTGCCCGGAATGCGGTGCGAGCGCATTTGAAAAGCAGGTCACGGCCGCCGGCTTCCAGCTCAAGGGCTCGGGCTGGTACGTGACCGACTTCCGCGAGGGCGGCGGCAAGAAGTCCGAGGCCACCACCACCGCGCCCGCTGCTTCCGGCGACGGTGCCAAGTCGGCCGATGCGCCTTCTTCGTCCTCCGCTTCCAGCCCCGCACCGGCGCCCGCGCCGGCCCCCGCTGCTCCGGCTGCCCCGGCTGCGGCCAAGAGCGGCGACTGA
- a CDS encoding sodium:solute symporter family protein yields the protein MLLTLVIVYLLVTIAIGLYAAKRVKNTTDFAIAGRHLPLFMIITTTFATWFGSETVLGIPAKFIEGGLGGVVEDPFGAGTCLILVGLFFAGKLYRMTLLTISDYYRERYGRSVEVACSLIIMLSYLGWVSAQVTALGLVFNVLSAGAISIPVGMVIGVVSILAYTLFGGMWSVAVTDFIQMIILVVGLAVIAMFAGDMAGGADKVIAFAVSKDLFKFWPEPNWHDMVFFFAAAITMMLGSIPQQDVFQRVMSANSVKAATRGPVIGGVAYILFAFVPMFLVASALLIMPDEVAVLLKEDPQKVLPTLVLQKMPFVMQVLFFGALLSAIKSTASATLLAPSVTFTENIWRQFRPAGTDRENLMTMRITVLLFSAAVLAYAIRMQGTPIYELVSGAYQVPLVGAFVPLVCGLYWRRATTQGAIASIACGIGVWLLFMAMPWGAAFPAQLAGVLSAFAGMVIGSLLPQWIANTHTPHRLLATEPA from the coding sequence GTGTTGCTGACGCTGGTCATCGTCTATCTGCTGGTCACCATCGCCATCGGCCTGTATGCGGCCAAGCGGGTGAAGAACACCACCGACTTCGCGATCGCGGGGCGGCACCTGCCGCTGTTCATGATCATCACGACCACCTTCGCGACCTGGTTCGGGTCCGAGACGGTGCTCGGCATTCCGGCCAAGTTCATCGAGGGCGGCCTGGGCGGCGTGGTCGAAGACCCGTTCGGCGCGGGCACCTGCCTGATCCTGGTGGGCCTGTTCTTCGCGGGCAAGCTGTACCGCATGACGCTCCTGACCATCAGCGACTACTACCGCGAGCGCTACGGCCGCAGCGTGGAAGTGGCCTGCTCGCTGATCATCATGCTGAGCTACCTGGGCTGGGTGTCGGCGCAGGTCACGGCGCTGGGGCTGGTGTTCAACGTGCTGTCGGCCGGCGCCATCAGCATCCCGGTGGGCATGGTGATCGGCGTGGTCTCGATCCTGGCCTACACGCTGTTCGGCGGCATGTGGTCGGTGGCCGTGACCGACTTCATCCAGATGATCATCCTGGTCGTCGGCCTGGCGGTCATCGCGATGTTCGCGGGCGACATGGCCGGCGGCGCCGACAAGGTGATCGCCTTCGCGGTCAGCAAGGACCTCTTCAAGTTCTGGCCCGAGCCCAACTGGCACGACATGGTGTTCTTCTTTGCCGCGGCCATCACGATGATGCTGGGCTCCATTCCGCAGCAGGACGTGTTCCAGCGCGTGATGTCGGCCAACAGCGTCAAGGCCGCGACGCGCGGCCCGGTGATCGGCGGCGTGGCCTACATCCTGTTCGCCTTCGTGCCGATGTTCCTTGTGGCCAGCGCGCTCCTCATCATGCCGGACGAGGTCGCTGTGCTGCTGAAGGAAGATCCGCAGAAGGTGCTGCCCACGCTGGTGCTGCAGAAGATGCCGTTCGTGATGCAGGTGCTGTTCTTCGGCGCGCTGCTGTCGGCCATCAAGTCGACGGCCTCGGCCACCTTGCTGGCGCCCAGCGTCACCTTCACCGAGAACATCTGGCGCCAGTTTCGCCCGGCCGGCACCGACCGCGAGAACCTGATGACCATGCGCATCACGGTGCTGCTGTTCAGCGCCGCCGTGCTGGCCTACGCGATCCGCATGCAGGGCACGCCGATCTACGAACTGGTGTCGGGCGCCTACCAGGTGCCGCTGGTCGGGGCCTTCGTGCCGCTGGTGTGCGGCCTGTACTGGCGCCGCGCCACCACCCAGGGGGCCATCGCGTCGATTGCGTGCGGCATCGGCGTCTGGCTGCTGTTCATGGCGATGCCCTGGGGAGCCGCATTCCCGGCGCAGCTGGCCGGTGTGCTGTCCGCGTTCGCGGGCATGGTCATCGGCTCGCTGCTGCCGCAATGGATAGCGAACACTCACACGCCGCACCGCCTCCTGGCGACCGAGCCGGCCTGA
- the ubiB gene encoding ubiquinone biosynthesis regulatory protein kinase UbiB: MSRFYRGLFIVWVALRYGLDELVLTSFQKPWLRVVARIVSVGRNLDAPRGQRLREALERLGPIFVKFGQVLSTRRDLLPPDIADELAFLQDRVPPFPSAVAVATIERAFRRPVSDVFVQFDETPIASASIAQVHFATIRTNQGEIRDVAVKVLRPNMRGVIEKDLALMAMMAGWIEKLSPDGKRLKPREVVGEFDKYLHDELDLVREAANAAQLRRNMASLDLVLIPEMFWDFCHPEVIVMERMNGVPIAQLEKLRAAGVDIPKLARDGVTIFFTQVFRDGFFHADMHPGNIQVSLAPETFGRYISLDFGIIGTLTESDKEYLAQNFAAFFRRDYKRVAELHLESGWVPQGTRIDELEAAIRTVCEPYFDRPLKEISLGMVLMRLFQTSRRFHVEIQPQLVLLQKTLLNIEGLGRSIDPELDLWATAKPFLEKWMVDQIGPKKLFQQLRAEAPRYAKLLPQLPRLLHDFLENRPPDHRRELLELLAAQKRTNRLLQAILYGGVGFVLGLLAMQLLLRVRLF; encoded by the coding sequence ATGAGTCGCTTCTATCGCGGCCTGTTCATCGTCTGGGTCGCACTGCGCTATGGCCTGGACGAGCTCGTGCTCACGAGCTTCCAGAAGCCCTGGCTGCGCGTGGTGGCACGCATCGTTTCTGTCGGCCGCAACCTCGACGCACCGCGCGGCCAGCGCCTGCGCGAGGCGCTGGAGCGGCTGGGCCCCATCTTCGTGAAGTTCGGCCAAGTGCTGTCCACGCGGCGCGACCTGCTGCCGCCCGACATCGCCGACGAGCTGGCTTTCCTGCAGGACCGCGTGCCGCCGTTTCCCTCGGCGGTGGCGGTCGCGACCATCGAGCGCGCCTTCCGCCGTCCGGTGAGCGACGTGTTCGTGCAGTTCGACGAGACGCCGATTGCGAGCGCCTCGATCGCGCAGGTGCACTTCGCGACTATTCGCACGAACCAGGGGGAGATCCGCGACGTGGCGGTGAAGGTGCTGCGCCCCAACATGCGCGGCGTGATCGAGAAGGACCTGGCCCTGATGGCGATGATGGCCGGCTGGATCGAAAAGCTCTCGCCCGACGGCAAGCGCCTGAAGCCGCGCGAGGTGGTCGGCGAGTTCGACAAGTACCTGCACGACGAGCTCGACCTCGTGCGCGAGGCGGCCAACGCCGCGCAGCTGCGCCGCAACATGGCCTCGCTCGACCTGGTGCTGATCCCCGAGATGTTCTGGGACTTCTGCCACCCCGAGGTCATCGTGATGGAGCGCATGAACGGCGTGCCCATTGCCCAGCTCGAGAAGCTGCGCGCGGCCGGCGTCGACATTCCCAAGCTCGCGCGCGACGGCGTGACGATCTTCTTCACGCAGGTGTTCCGCGACGGTTTCTTCCATGCCGACATGCACCCGGGCAACATCCAGGTGAGCCTGGCGCCCGAGACGTTCGGGCGCTACATCTCGCTCGATTTCGGCATCATCGGCACGCTCACGGAGTCCGACAAGGAGTACCTCGCGCAGAACTTCGCGGCCTTCTTCCGACGCGACTACAAGCGCGTGGCCGAGCTGCACCTCGAGAGCGGCTGGGTGCCGCAGGGCACGCGCATCGACGAACTCGAGGCCGCGATCCGCACCGTGTGCGAGCCGTACTTCGACCGGCCGCTGAAGGAAATCTCGCTGGGCATGGTGCTGATGCGCCTGTTCCAGACCTCGCGCCGCTTCCACGTCGAGATCCAGCCGCAGCTCGTGCTGCTGCAGAAGACCTTGCTGAACATCGAGGGACTGGGCCGCAGCATCGACCCCGAGCTCGACCTCTGGGCCACGGCCAAGCCTTTCCTCGAGAAGTGGATGGTCGACCAGATCGGGCCGAAGAAGCTGTTCCAGCAGCTGCGGGCCGAGGCGCCGCGCTACGCGAAATTGCTGCCGCAATTGCCGCGTCTGCTGCACGATTTCCTGGAAAATCGGCCGCCCGATCACCGCCGCGAGTTGCTGGAACTGCTGGCCGCGCAGAAGCGCACCAACCGGCTGCTGCAGGCCATTCTTTATGGCGGCGTCGGATTCGTCCTTGGTTTGCTCGCCATGCAACTGCTGCTGCGCGTGCGCTTGTTCTAG
- a CDS encoding ubiquinone biosynthesis accessory factor UbiJ has translation MATPSSPFSLLGDLFNRIGERLQPPDWAIHEIQHRVVLFMNHVLQQEPEAQQRLLRQQGRVVRFQWRFVTMELVATPAGLLDLAPAGSTPELTLTVIDDSPFDIARATLRGDKPSVQIVGDVQLAAEVNWLVDHVRWDVEDDLARVIGDVPAHTLGNGVRRVVGALRQFVGDRSARAGGAAGHAE, from the coding sequence ATGGCTACACCATCGTCCCCTTTTTCTTTGCTCGGCGACCTGTTCAACCGCATCGGCGAACGCCTGCAACCGCCGGACTGGGCGATCCACGAGATCCAGCACCGCGTGGTCCTGTTCATGAACCACGTGCTGCAGCAGGAGCCCGAAGCACAGCAGCGGCTGCTGCGCCAGCAGGGCCGGGTGGTGCGCTTCCAGTGGCGCTTCGTGACGATGGAGCTGGTGGCCACGCCGGCCGGCCTGCTCGACCTGGCACCCGCCGGCTCCACGCCCGAACTCACGCTCACCGTGATCGATGACTCCCCCTTCGACATCGCCCGCGCGACGCTGCGCGGCGACAAGCCTTCCGTGCAGATCGTCGGCGACGTGCAGCTCGCGGCCGAGGTCAACTGGCTGGTCGACCATGTGCGCTGGGACGTCGAGGACGACCTGGCCCGCGTGATCGGCGACGTGCCTGCGCACACGCTGGGCAACGGCGTGCGCCGCGTGGTGGGCGCGCTGCGCCAGTTCGTCGGCGACCGCTCGGCACGCGCCGGCGGTGCGGCGGGCCACGCCGAATGA